The sequence TTCTATAAAGCCTTCAAAGAAGAGAAGAGGAATGAAGCAAAACTGAACATCGTTCCTGGTGAACTGGGTCAAAAGTTTGGAGACTACTATATGTATGTCAAAGAGAAAACAGGTGATACTTTTCATGATATCGTTATCTATAACCGCACAAATAAAGCAGATGAACAGTTCTTTTCATCCCAGACGGGTGAGATCAACAACTATGAAAATGTGACGTCCCTGCTTCTGCATAAGGGGTATGGATACACGTATGCAAAAACCAAATTGCAGCAGGCAGAGTACGAAACCATGGAAGTGTTTGACAGGTCACAAAGTCATGGGTTTGAGTTTCAGAGTATCCTCTCCTATTGGAGTGAAGGGAAAGAAAGTAAAGAGAAGGTCATGCACAGGATCCTATTTTATGTTTTCACGAGCCTCATTCCTCTGCTTTCGGTGTATCTTGTTGCATCTTTTACCATGATCAACCCCCGTTATCAGCAGAACCGTTCATTTCTCATTATCTTTGTCACAACTCTCTTCTTCTATGTCATCGCATCCTCTTTAGAGAAATGGGGAAATCCTCTTATCTTGATCCTTACTATCTCTATGGTTGAGATACTCGGGCAGTGGCTCTTTAAAAAACGTGTAGCCAAGTACTTCTAAGGGCCTTTCTATGCGTGTAAAAGCTGTGATCAGTTATGATGGGAGCCGCTATCAAGGCTTTCAAAAACAAAAATCTACCAAATTGACCATCACTGCTGACATAGAGGAAGCACTCTCCTCTTTGCAAATAGATTCACCTATCATCGGGAGTGGAAGAACGGATGCCGGTGTCCATGCTACGGGTCAGGTCATACACTTTGATCTGCCGGATTTCTGGTATGACCTGGAGAAACTCAAACACAATGTAAACCGAAAATTGACAGATATTTCTTTTAAACATATCTCTGTTGCTAGCAATGATTTTCATGCTCGATTCAGTGCGAAAAAAAGAGTCTACCGTTATGTCTTTAAAACACATAAACCTTCTGTGTTTGAACAAAAATATATTTCATATTATAAAACGTTCGATCCTGTTGTACTGATCAATGCACTTAAAACATTTGAAGGGAAACATGATTTTAACTTCTTTCATAAGACAGGTACCATCACACATACTACCGTTCGGGAGATCTATCGTACCGATTATGTAGAACGTAACGGGTACCATTTCATATATTTCCAAGCCAACGGCTTTCTACGTTCTCAAGTACGTATGATGGTGGATGCAGCGATGCTTTGTGCCAGAGGTGAACTGAGTTTAACACAACTTCAAGAACAGCTACAATGCCAAAAAAAGCACACCACCAGACTCGCTCCTCCTGAAGGGCTTTATCTGGCACGAATCATCTATAAATGACCCTTTTCATTTTCTATCTGCATTTTTTTGTTAGAATGTCATAAGAAGACAGTAAAGGATCTAATTTTTGAAAAAACTCTTTATTTTAACTACCCTCTTATATTTTTCCTATGCAAACAGCGAAATGGAAGCACTCTATCTGCAAAACGGATGTAACGGATGCCATGGTATGTATGGTGAAGGTATGGGCGCGTCTCCCAGACTACAAGGGATACGGGAAGACATATTACTCAGAAGACTTAAAGATCTACAAAAAGGAAAGACCCGTTCTGCTTTTGGTACCATCATGATATCATTTGCCAAAGCACTGGATGAAAATCAGACCAGAGAGATGGCAAAGTATCTTTCAAATTTAAAAACAGATGTAGATGATGAACGATATGAGATAGAGTATACACCCGCCGGAGACGGCGGATCATAAGCTAAAAGATAGCTGCTTAATGTGTAGCAATTTCGGGCTGTACCATCTCTTCGGGCATGCCTTCTACCTGTAATGGTTCTGCTTCTTTTTGCACTTCAGTTTTTACACTTTCTGTGATGGTCTCAACAGGGGTAGTCTCTACGGCTGTTTTTGCTTCAGTCTGCGTAGTATTTGTTTCCACAGTCTCTTCGCTCTTGGCTTCAGCAGAAGATTTCATCTCTTCAAGTTCTTCTGTCGTTTCATCAAGTTCTTCTTGAACATCAAAGAGTTCATCATCAAGTACTTTGACCTGTTCAACATTCAGACCATGCTTATAGACAAGTTCTCCACCCTCTTCACCTTGTTCAAAAATACCTGCAACAAATGCGATAAGAATGACGATATATATGGCTCTTATAACACTTTTCTCGGTAAGCATGGAGATCAGTTTAAACAGTAAGATAACCCCTGATGCCAACATCAGGTAAGTCCCTAAGTTTTTGTGCGCAGCAAGGGCTTCTTTCGCCACATCATTCAATGCAGGATAGGCTTCTTTCCCATCTACCAGTCCTGTAAAATATGCACCAACCGCCGCAACTACAGTTAAAAGGATCAAAAAGAGAGACATACCGCTTATTGCTTTCTTTCTCATCACTAAATTGACAAGCTCCAACAAGAGGATCACTACAGGCAAAGCGATGACAAAATGGTCTACAACAGGGTGCCATAAAACCGGGATATCAAACGGAAGTTCTATTTTTGGTAATGTGATAGTCGGTAACTGCATACTACTCTCCTTTTTCTAATCTATTTCTTTTTCTAAGATGATAGCGATTGATTATAACACAAATGGATTAAAAGGGTTTAACCACCACCATAATCACGATAAATATCATCAGAAGAGTCGGTACCTCATTATAGATCCTGAAGTATTTACTGCTTTTATAGTGTGGATTTTCTATAAGTGTTCTGCGAATACGCTCCAAAGAGAAATGATAGGCTATAAGGAACGCGAGAAGCAGCAGTTTGGCATGCATCCATCCGCCGCTTGAAAAAATACCCGAATTCAGATAGAGCATAAAAGCACCAGAGATGATCGTTGCCCACATCGCCGGTACACCTATATACTTAAAAAGTTTATACTCTTGAATTTCCACAATATCGGTAAATGCTTTCGTATCAGCATTTTCACGATGATAGATGAACAGTCTCGGCAGATAAAACAACATCGCCATCCAGGAGACAAAGCTCATCACGTGAAATGCCAACATCCAACTATAATATGCCATATTTACTCCAATATCTCAAAATCTTTTTTATTGTAGATCACTACTTGTAGCTTCTTATAATAACCAAGATGTGCATAGTGTATCTTTAGACGGCTGCCATTTGCAGGGGTAAATTTCTTCTTTTTAAAATAGAGAGGAACCTTTTTATCATTGAAATACAAAAATTTATTTTTATAGATACCCGAGATCTCTTTGAGTACTTCGTTCTGCGGTATTTCATTAGATGCAAAAGTATCACCGCTCAGCATATATTGTTCACTCTCTACTACACCTTTGTCTTTTAAGCTGTAGGCATGGGTGATCTCTTTTAACCCATGATAGGTTTTGATGCCTTCTACAAGGAGATCATACTTGTGCCCTTCTTGTAATCTGCCTGCACAGCCGTACAGATAAATGCCTCGTCCCTGCATACGCTGTTTTACGACGGCATTACGGCCTCTTTTCAATACCACTACGACATTTTCAAGTTTGATCTTCCCTTCCAAAGCCTCTATGTTATAGAGATCCTCGATGCTTTTTGTTTCTACTCTTTTCAGAGCTCTTTTTTTCTCTTCAGCGATATAAGACTTGGTATCAAAATAGGCATAGACAGGGAGATGGTCAGAATAGCCTTTTGCCCTGTGTTTACCGTTTTTATACTCCCATTTGTTGATGTACCCTCTCTTTGTAAAAAGGTAAGATCTTTTAAAGACTTTAAAAGAGTTGTTGACATAATCCACCCCTTGACCATCGAACATCTGTCTGGGAAGGACGATCTGGTCCAGACTGGATTTTTTCCCGTAGAACTTATGGCTCCAGCGCTGATCTACCGGCAACTCCTTCCATAAGGTATAGTGTACACCCTTATCTGCTTTTAGCATCTCCTCTTCTTCCACAAGATAGGCGCCTACTTTGGTTTTTAGTACATCATTGAATGCCGTTTTACCATACGTATCGTTGATCTTGTTTTCTAATGTCAGGTAAGCATTATGATCACTGTTAAAATCACCCAATATGATGTACTCTTTTGTCTCAGGCATCTGTGCGATACGTGACTGCAGGGCTTTGGCATACTTGATACGTTTGCTCTCATACCCATGATAGGCCTTGGATTTCCAATGGTTCACAAACAATGTTAGCGGGGTCCCTTTGATATCTACCTCCACTTCCAATATATTTCTCACACCTGCAGCCGTACTCACCGCTATCTCGTTTTGTTTTGCAATAGGGTAACGTGATAACAGTGCCACTTGGATCGGTGCATTCTTTTTATGGGTGATGGCCGAATATCCATAGGGGCATCCCACTCTCTTCAGCCTTGTCATCAGCTGTTGGAGTATATGATCGTTCTCGATTTCCTGAAGCCCCAGGATATCTGCATCAAGATCACAGATGACCTCAGCTGTATGGTTCAGTTTGATGTCTACCATACGTTGTGTCCAGTTGTGTTTTACCGTGTAGTCATCATATTCCGTACCAACATACTCTGCATCAAAAAGGTTTTCCACATTATAGGTGGCTACTTTAAAAGGTTTGGAAAATACAAAAATGGGTAGTAAAAATAAAAGTAAATATCGCACATCATATCCCGTAGTTTTAACACTATTCTAGCGAAGTATGAAAAGAATACGATAAGTATGACATATTGTCATACAAAGAATATAAACATTGAGATTAAAAACCTTATAAAATATATAATTTTATAAGGTATTAAAGCAGATATTCTGTCTGACTATAGATCCATTTCTTACTAAAAGAGACCATTACTATAATTTATTATTATAAAATTTCATTTATATAAATATATTTTGATATACTCTATAGAAGAACTTTTTGTTCTTTTCAGAGATAGTCAGACCATATCAAATGGTAGATAAAACCATAAGGAGGAAACGACTATGATAGCAGATCAACCTTGTATGTGGCATGGGGGAGGAATGTGGATTTTCCCTATGCTTATGTTCGTAATTATGATTATCATCTTCTTTGTATTTTTTGGACGTGGCCACGGAGGCTGCCGAGTACCGTGGTGGGGACCAGAAGGATATTACAAAAAAGGTGAAGAAACGGATTCAGCCTTAGAAATATTGAAAAAGAGATATGCGAATGGAGAGATTACAAAGGAGGAGTTTGAACAGATGAAAAAGGATATCCTTAGTTAAGGATGTATACCTTATATTTTAAAGAGCGTCGATGAGTGAAGTTGTGAGTGACCACGGACGCTCACGGGTTTCTCTATCCTTCCAATATAAGTATCTCAACGTAATACTCTTTAAAACCTGGCCATTAATTTTTGCCAGGTCATAGGGATAAGACGACTTATGAACTCGTAAAAATTAGCGTCCGGCCCTACCAGGATACTAGGTTTATTTTTCTTAATGCCTTTAATGATTATCTTTGCAGCTTTGTCAGGAGAGATCCAGCATACATATTTTTCAAACCTCGCTGCTTCATCCTCTTTAGAGAGTTCAGGCTGTGAAATCTTGTAGAATCTTTCGTTCTTCACAATGTTGGTACGCACTCCACCCGGGTATACACAAGAGACATTGACGTTAGAATTTCTTAGCTCCTGGGCCAATGTCAAGGTAAATCCCCGCACGGCAAATTTACTGGTACAGTATGGGCCGCTGTTGGGGTTAGTAAAAAAGCCTTGTACACTTGAGATGTTGACAAGGTTGGCTATGGGCTCTTTTTTCAAATACGGAAGGAATGCTTTACAGCCGTATATGACACCGTAAAGGTTGATACCCATCAGCCAATCGAAATCTTCATAAGTGACATCTTCTAGTGTCTCTTTCAGTTGTACACCTGCATTGTTGATAACGATGTCTACCTTGCCAAAGGCTTCGATCACTTCATCGGCAAAACGATAGACACGTTCTTTGTCGGAAACATCTACCCGGTATCTTCTGGCCTCTACATTTTTATCTTCAAGCAGTTTGAGAGTTTCGACCAAACCTGTTTCATCCACATCAGCCAAAGCCAGAGAACATCCTTCTTTTGCCAGGTTGATAGCCAGCCCGCGGCCGATACCGGAGCCCGCGCCGGTAATGACGGCTACTTTACCCCTTAGATCCCGCATCTTCTATTCTCCTTTGAAGTCTGTCAGATTACCACTATTAAGGTCATCATAGAGCTCGAACCGTTTTTCCGGTTCCACACCTTTGAATTGGGAGGCGACACGGGTCACGTAGGCTTTCATACCACGGCCCGCATCTTCAGAGTTCATGGCTGTAAGTGCTCCAGCCATTTCCAATACTTGCCCCTTGGACCAGTCCATCCGGCTGCCCTTTCGTACCGATCTACGGATGCATGCCTGTGCTATGGGGGCTCCACGTGAGAGTTTTTTAGCCAGCTTCATGACTGTAGGCATTAATTCATCCGGTGGAAGGGCATGGTTGATCAGACCCATCGCTTCTGCTTTGGATGGAGGATAGATCCCACCGGTCATTAGCATCTCCATAGCTCTGCCTTCTCCAATGATACGTGGAAGCCGAAGCGGTGTACCTGTTCCCCCGGGTGTGATACCTAGTAGTACTTCTGGCAGTCCTATACGGTAATTATCGCCATCGGCCATATATCGAAAATCACAGCAAAGAGAGATCTCACAACCGCCGCCAAGTGCCAAGCCGTTGATCGCTGCGATTACAGGCTTAGGAAAGTTCTCGAGGATCTGCAGACAACGGCTCCAGTAAAAAATACTCTGTTCACCATTGGAACGCTTTTGTGTGTGTTTTAGGACCATACGCTCAAGCCAGGACCATCGATCCATTTTGTCAAACAGCCAGCAAAGAAAATAAGCAGCCATACGGTTGGCAACGGAGGACCTTTTTTTGGCGATAGCGTTGTGAAAGTCTATGAGATCATCAACATCGTAATGGGTAAGAAAGGTATCTTCCAGACCGCCGCTGAGTACCATAACCCGTATAGAATCATCATCACGGTCTTTGAGAAGCTGGTCATATAGTTCACGCAGCATAGTAAGGGTTATATAGTTATACGGTGGATTGTAGAACTCAATGGTCCGTACAGTGTCTTCTTTTTTTATCTTGATCTGTTCGTTCATGCATAACTCCAAAATTAGAATTGTGATAACCATAACTTCAATACTTAACAGCCATACCAAATATAATAGGAAATACACCGATCAACCATTGATTAAAGAAACAAAATACCAATCGATCGTGTATAGCAATATTAAGAGTATATCAAAAGTGTCTTGATATAAAAAAAATATCTTCGATGGAAGACCATCATAAAGTTATATATTTTATAAGGTTTTGGATGTGAGCTATTTTTGATATACTCTTACTATTGAAATATCATATGTAGAAAAACACTTTGTTCCTTTAATTAAATAGTTATGAGAACAAAGAGTATAATAAGGAAACAAATGCTCACTGATACTATTTTTTATATCGGTATAGTACTTCTGTTAACTCACGAACTTGACGCCATTTCATCTCATGAATGGAGGATGTTTCCTTTTATACACCGACTTGAAGAAAGTCTTGGGTATCGGATTTTTGTTATACTTCATATACCTCTACTGCTATTAATCTTCTGGGCTATAACGCACTCGTCAGAGAGTATGCGTTATAGGTTTCAGATTATTATGGATATTTTTCTCATACTCCATCTGGGAATTCACTATTTATTTAGATCACATCCCAAAAATGAATTTACTGGGACATTTTCATTATCACTCATTGTTTTGACTGCAATGGTAGGGGCTACACATTTGATACTGCTTTTTTTTGGCTAAAACATCTTCCAGTTCCTTAACAATATTTAAGAAGTCATTGAAGAAAAAATCTTCGATAATCCAAATAGCTATTTTAATGCAGTATAAACGAAAAACTTAATACACAAATTTCACAAAAAATAAAAACCTTATAAAATGTTCTATATTAGTAGTTTTTATAAGGTTTTCGCATGATCAGATACATATCATCTAAGATGCTTATCTGAACATCTTGCCCAGCATCTCCATAGCCCCATTAGGTCCACCGGCATTAGAGAGCATTTCATCCATGACCGTCGCTTCTCCTCTTGTTGCCATATCTACGACCTTAGGTATGACATCAGCTAAAGCACCTGCTGCACTCTCTTGAGAGATGCCAAGATCTGAAGCAAAGGTGTCAATGTTATCGGCACCCAGAAGTGTTGTGATCTGCTCCAGGGAGATAGGTCTGTTTTCACCATTACCTAGCCATGATCCTACGATCTCACCCAAACCATTTTGAGACAATCCGCCTACAAATTTTACAAGATCAAGTCCACCCTGACCATTTCCTACAAGCGTATTAAGCGCATTAGCGATATCCTCTGCATCTAATCCGGCCGTTGCTTCATCGCCATTGCCTTGTATCATAGATGCAGCTACTTTTAATAAATCCATTAATTCCATATTTTTTCCTTTATGATTTCACTCATGAGACTATCACAATAAAACGATTGCATCATCTGTTAATTCTATTTTTTTACTTTCTATCAGTTCTGTCAACGTACGTTTGAAATTTTTCTTGCTCATGCCAAAGACCTTTTTGATCTCTTCTGCATCACTTTTATAGGTAAAAGGCAACGTACCATCCGCTTCTTTCAACAGTTGCAAGATATTGCCTTGAGCCTGACTTAACGCTGCTTGTTTTCCAATGGGCTGTAACGAAAGGTCTAACTTATAGTCTTTTCTCACCTTTTTGATATAGACTTCTTTACGGTCGCCTACACGTATCTCTTCAAAAATCTCATTGTCAAAAAGCATGCCTTCGTACTGGTTATCGGCTACGACTTTATACCCCAACGGTGTCTTAGCCAGAACAATGGCATCCAGCTTTTTGTTCTGATGCAGACCGCTCATGTCCCTGTTGAAATATTTGCCTATTTTCTGTGTACCGTAGAGACGACCCGTCTGCTCATCCAGACAGACACGTAACAGATACTTTTTACCGATATTAAAATACTCTTTTTGCTGTGAAAGAGGAACGAAAAGATCTTTAGGAAGTCCCCAGTTCACAAATGCACCGTAAGACTTGTAATCCACGACCGTAAAGTAGCCGTACTCTCCAAGTTTTGCATAAGGCATTTTGGTGGTTGCTACAGGACGGTCTTCACTGTCGGTATAGACAAAGACATCTATCAGTGCACCTATAGGCATCTCATCTTCCATGACATAGACATTGGGGAGCAGTACTTCACTGTCATCTTTTGCCTCTAAAAACAAACCGTAGTCCGTATCTCTAGCGACTTCGAGGGTATTGATCTTTCCGATCTCTATATGCAGGTTTTTTGATTTTTCATTCATGTGTGTTATTCCGTTTCTTTGTATTGTGATATACTCACAATGTGATAGTGACATTATAGCTGAATAATCCACTAACCTGTACTACTATTTACTGCAGAAGGATATCCACCCTTCTACATGCAAACTCGATCAGTATTTATAATCGAACATTACCCAGTATTTATTCGTATCTACATAAGTCGTTGCAGCATCACCTTTTGCATACATTGCACCTTTGAGCATCATATTTACATCTTTCATCACTTTTTTCGTGTAGACGATATCGAACTCTGAACCGTAATCGACACTTCCTGCATCACTGTCAAACTTATGATACACACCCAGTATCTTTCCAAATGTTTTATCTCCGTATCCCAGTTTGACAGAGATATCTTCAAGACCGTCAGCAGGTGTAGCTAGGAACATATCTGCCCACCCGTTATGTGCATGCAGTGTGGCAAGCGGTGTACTAAATGGACTTGCACCGCTTCCAGCTTCTCCCAACACTTCATAACATGCACCCGCAGTAAACCCGTGGTGACTCCCGCTCAATCCAAATCTGTAGTAGTCGGCATCCTGCTCAGGTTCAGCATCATTGAATGGTGCACTCTCTTCAGTGAGTGACGGATCCATCTGTTTCGCATACTCTGCCATGTAGTTCAGTTTCACCCCATTGTCCAGTGTAGTTCCCCCTGTTGCCCTGATACCGACATGGTCCGCAAAACTTGCAACCATATAATCATAAGCAGTAATGGTCAACTCAGGCATAGCTTTATAAGAAGCATGCAATAATACTGTATTGGTATCAAAATCCGGGGTTTTTAGTCCGCCTAGTTCTCTGTCGAAAATTCTATTGACACCCCAAACATATGCGGCCATGAGGTCAAGCTTCTCTATACCCTTATATGCTACGGATGCCAGATCATAAGTCTGTGGCATCTGTCTCCAGCCTACTGTTCCTATAAATCTCATATTATCTAAATTGACACCTTTTCGTCCTACCATACCGACGAAACCATCTTTGGCATAGGAGAGATTTGCCTGAGTGACTCTCGTCTGCTCACCATCTGCAACCACAGAATATTCTGCACTTTCTGGTGCATAATTGTCCGCACCGAAATTGCTTACATTGGTCATTTCCAATTGTGCTGCCAACCCATCAACACCCAATGTATCAAATTTCGCTCCAAGCACTGTTCTCACCGTAAATGCATTGGCATTCTCTTTGGCATTGTCTTGATCTACAAATTCATATCTTGGTCTGATCTGAAGAGAGTACTTCCCATTACTCAATATCTCTGATACACTGTTTACTTCTTCTGCTTGCGCTACAGAAGTGGTTCCCATCATCACACTCATTGCAGCGATAGCAATATAACTCATTTTGCTCATTTTCATATTTTACGTTCCTTGTCTTGTAATATTTGTACAAAAATGATAACATGATAACCACAATTTATAATCAACATAATGGTTAATTTTTAATCATTATAGGATAGTAATAAATAAATTCAGTGAATGATACTCCCCCTAGGAGCATCATAGGAACCATATAAAATTCAATGATCAGGTGTAGAAAAATGCTTTATACAGCAAGAAGTATGAGAGTTTATTGCGTGATACTCTCTAAATGTGTGGCAAAATCTGCAGGAGGAACAAACCCTGTCAAGCTCTTTTCAGGCAAATAGTTATTTGTTTTATCAAAAAAGATGATGTTCGGTGTACCGAAAAGTTCAAACTTCTTCAGTAATGCTTTGTCGGCATCCGTATTGTCAGTGAGGTCTATCTTGATAAATGTGAAGTTTTTAAGATGTTCTTGTACACGTGGATCCGGGAACGTAATCTCTTCAAGTTCTGTACATGCAGTACAAGACTTTTTACCAAAGTCCACCACTACAGGCTTCTCTGACTCACGTACCTCTTTCATAAGGCGCTCGACACTATAGCCTCTGTGACTCTCTTTCTCTACACTCATTGATACACTGTTTGCTGCACCAATATGCACCTGTGTAAATCTTTCAAAAGGTCTGAGCATTGAACTTGCGCCGCTTATCCCGCCGATGAAGAGTGATACCCCGTAAAGTAAGAACACCATAGCCAAGAGCTGAAGGAGTTTCTTTGCACCTTGTGTCGCGCTGCTAGGATTAAAGACTCCCATATAGAGTGCCGTACCTATCAGCAACAATGCCCACAATATCATCGTAAGACCCTCGGGGAGTATACGTGAAAGCATAAAGATTCCAAGACCCAGCATCATCACACCAAACGTTTGAGAAACCGCTGTCATCCATCCACCAGGTTTTGGCATAAATTTACCTGCTCCCAGTCCCACGATAAGCAACGGCATACCCATACCGATACTCATGATAAAGAGTGCCGACCCGCCCAAAAGTGCATCACCCGTATGGGAAATGAACAGTACCGCCCCGCCAAGCGGTGGTGCTACACACGGCCCGACGATCAGTGCAGAGAGTAGACCCATAATAGACGTACCCACGATACCTTTACCTTGGGCATTGTCGCTTACACTGCTCAATTTTGACTGCCATGAAGCGGGAAGTCCGATCTCATAATATCCAAATAGGGAAAATGCCAACGCTACGAACATCGCTGCAAAAAGCGTCAGGACCCAAGGTGTTTGCATCGCGGCCTGTATATCTGCACCGACCAGTCCCGCTATGATCCCTACAGCCGTATAGGTCAGAGCCATAGAAACCACATAGACCAAAGAGGTAAAAAATGCCTGGGCTACGCTTGGTTTTTCATTGCCTCCCTGCTGTGAAACGATGATTGATGACAAGATAGGTATCATAGGGAAAATACATGGTGTCAAAGATAACAATAAACCAAAAATAAAGAAAAGAAGCAAGATGAATATGGAACTTTCATTCACCAAAAGATCTGCTATTTTTGCTGTATTCCCCTCTTTTAAAGATTGTGATATCTTGTCGAACAGACCGAGTTCTTCTCCTTTGAAATCAAAGGTTTTTTTAATAGGTTGATAGCAGATACCTGCATCTGAACATCCCTGAAACTCGATCTCAATAGTGTAGTCACCTTTCACTTTGGAGGTGATCTCTTTTGTAGGAATGGTGACAAGCACCTCTTTTTCATACACCATATCACCATCAAAATCATGTGCTTGTGGTTTTGTAACCGTCAATTCTAAAGATGAGGGAGAAATGATTCTATAGATCAATGTGTCTTTATAGACATGGATCTTATCTGCCATGATGATCTTGGTTTCTATCGCATCCTCTTTGAGTACAGCACTCACTTGAAATGCTTCCTCCGGCGATAAAAACTTCTGTTTTTTCAATACACTCTCAAAACCTGCAGATGCAAATGTACTGAAAATGAAACTCAATAAGAGTAACTTTTTTACTAAATCATTCATTATTTTCTCTTTTATATTAAACTTTTATAGTATTCTATTGTACTATTCGTGTATACGCTGTGTAATATTACCAATAATTGGTTAACAATAAAGGTTAAAAATGGCAAATCATCTTAAAAATGAGCACTCCCCTTACTTACAGCAACATGCTGACAATCCTGTAGACTGGTACCCTTGGGGAGAAGAAGCCTTTGAGAAAGCACGAAAAGAGAACAAAGCGATCTTTCTTTCCATAGGGTATAGCTCTTGCCACTGGTGCCATGTCATGGAAGATGAGTCTTTTAAAGATGAAGCGACTGCAAAGATCCTGAATAAACATTTCATTGCAGTCAAGGTAGACAGGGAAGAGCGTCCGGACATAGATAAACATTTTCAAGAGGTCTACCAGCTGATGAACCAGCGTCCTGGAGGTTGGCCTACTTCCATCTTTTTAACACAGGAACAAAAGCCTTTTTACTCAGCCACCTACATACCTGATGAACCGCGTTACGGGATGATGAGCTTTTCAAGTCTACTCGAGGTCATTGCTGACAAATACAGCAAAGAGAAAGCGCTGCTTACTGAAAAAGCCGATGAGATACTCCGTTTCCTCAATCCAAAAGAAGACAGGATACAAGCTACAAAACTGGACCTAAGTATCATTCCAAGGGTCTCAGATCAGGCCAAACAACTCTTTGATAATACGAACGGCGGCTTTAACAAAGCACCTAAATTCCCTCAGGCATCCATGCTTGATCTACTTTTGGACCTCTACCGTATCACCGGAGATAAAGAGACACGGGAGATGGCGCTTCACTCACTCACCTGTATGGCCAAAGGCGGATTGAGAGATCTTGTAGAGGGTGGTTTCTGCCGCTACTCTACCGATAATGAATGGCTCGTACCCCATTTTGAAAAGATGACATACGACAATGCCCTGCTGGCAGAGGTCTACCTCAAAGCCTATCATGTCAGTGGCAAGGATTTTTACAGATCTGTTGCTTTTGAAACGATAGACTTTATGATACAAAATAGGAGTGAAGAGGGCCTTTTCTACTCTGCCTCGGATGCCGATACGGAAGGAGAAGAGGGTAAAT is a genomic window of Sulfurovum sp. XGS-02 containing:
- a CDS encoding c-type cytochrome; protein product: MKKLFILTTLLYFSYANSEMEALYLQNGCNGCHGMYGEGMGASPRLQGIREDILLRRLKDLQKGKTRSAFGTIMISFAKALDENQTREMAKYLSNLKTDVDDERYEIEYTPAGDGGS
- the hemJ gene encoding protoporphyrinogen oxidase HemJ, whose protein sequence is MAYYSWMLAFHVMSFVSWMAMLFYLPRLFIYHRENADTKAFTDIVEIQEYKLFKYIGVPAMWATIISGAFMLYLNSGIFSSGGWMHAKLLLLAFLIAYHFSLERIRRTLIENPHYKSSKYFRIYNEVPTLLMIFIVIMVVVKPF
- a CDS encoding DUF2231 domain-containing protein, yielding MQLPTITLPKIELPFDIPVLWHPVVDHFVIALPVVILLLELVNLVMRKKAISGMSLFLILLTVVAAVGAYFTGLVDGKEAYPALNDVAKEALAAHKNLGTYLMLASGVILLFKLISMLTEKSVIRAIYIVILIAFVAGIFEQGEEGGELVYKHGLNVEQVKVLDDELFDVQEELDETTEELEEMKSSAEAKSEETVETNTTQTEAKTAVETTPVETITESVKTEVQKEAEPLQVEGMPEEMVQPEIATH
- a CDS encoding endonuclease/exonuclease/phosphatase family protein, whose translation is MRYLLLFLLPIFVFSKPFKVATYNVENLFDAEYVGTEYDDYTVKHNWTQRMVDIKLNHTAEVICDLDADILGLQEIENDHILQQLMTRLKRVGCPYGYSAITHKKNAPIQVALLSRYPIAKQNEIAVSTAAGVRNILEVEVDIKGTPLTLFVNHWKSKAYHGYESKRIKYAKALQSRIAQMPETKEYIILGDFNSDHNAYLTLENKINDTYGKTAFNDVLKTKVGAYLVEEEEMLKADKGVHYTLWKELPVDQRWSHKFYGKKSSLDQIVLPRQMFDGQGVDYVNNSFKVFKRSYLFTKRGYINKWEYKNGKHRAKGYSDHLPVYAYFDTKSYIAEEKKRALKRVETKSIEDLYNIEALEGKIKLENVVVVLKRGRNAVVKQRMQGRGIYLYGCAGRLQEGHKYDLLVEGIKTYHGLKEITHAYSLKDKGVVESEQYMLSGDTFASNEIPQNEVLKEISGIYKNKFLYFNDKKVPLYFKKKKFTPANGSRLKIHYAHLGYYKKLQVVIYNKKDFEILE
- the truA gene encoding tRNA pseudouridine(38-40) synthase TruA, with amino-acid sequence MRVKAVISYDGSRYQGFQKQKSTKLTITADIEEALSSLQIDSPIIGSGRTDAGVHATGQVIHFDLPDFWYDLEKLKHNVNRKLTDISFKHISVASNDFHARFSAKKRVYRYVFKTHKPSVFEQKYISYYKTFDPVVLINALKTFEGKHDFNFFHKTGTITHTTVREIYRTDYVERNGYHFIYFQANGFLRSQVRMMVDAAMLCARGELSLTQLQEQLQCQKKHTTRLAPPEGLYLARIIYK
- a CDS encoding LptF/LptG family permease is translated as MVNVKGYISSNFTKSFLTIFLPFFIIISLVFFVKISSLTSKIQISFAELILLYSYSVPEIIFYTIPLSFVAALANVLINLSQGNELIALYALGLKAKKILNSLLLLGLLFSLLLASISFLAMPLSKQFYKAFKEEKRNEAKLNIVPGELGQKFGDYYMYVKEKTGDTFHDIVIYNRTNKADEQFFSSQTGEINNYENVTSLLLHKGYGYTYAKTKLQQAEYETMEVFDRSQSHGFEFQSILSYWSEGKESKEKVMHRILFYVFTSLIPLLSVYLVASFTMINPRYQQNRSFLIIFVTTLFFYVIASSLEKWGNPLILILTISMVEILGQWLFKKRVAKYF
- a CDS encoding SHOCT domain-containing protein: MIADQPCMWHGGGMWIFPMLMFVIMIIIFFVFFGRGHGGCRVPWWGPEGYYKKGEETDSALEILKKRYANGEITKEEFEQMKKDILS